One Maribacter sp. HTCC2170 genomic window, TATACAATTGAAAAACTTTTTTTTGGCGGAGCGATACTGAAAGAAGCTTTTGATATTTCCCCTTGCGCCTTAAACTTCCTTACCTTACTTTTCTTTCCATCACTGATTAAATAAACCTTTTTGTCATTAAAATGAGTTGGTGCATCAACATACAACATTTCATTTTTTTGCTTGATCATGAATGCAGCTTCATCTGATATGGACATTTTTATGCGTTCAACCGCATCCGTAGCCTTAAAAATCATAACCCAGCAGTTTGAGTTCTTTTTATGGCCGTTGAATTTTATTTTAGCACTTTTTCCTTTTTCAAGTAATGAAATAGGTACCGTCAAACGGAAAGCACCAATACCATCTCCATTTCCATCTCTGTTAACTAATATATATTGTGCGTTTCCTTTTCCAGGGTTATCGGTTACAGAAAGGGTTCCATCTTCATTGGAATTGAAAGTCAGTAAATGTTTGTCATTCACATGAATATCAAACGATTCCCTTAAGTTAAAATCAATATCACTCAACATGAAAAAAGTCACTGTGTCCGAAGCATAGTCTGACGGCACCTCTCCAGTAAGGAATTCAAAACCCATTTCACCCGTGGTCGCCCTTGCTATCATTGATACATTGACATCTTCACGCAATGAAGGGTATAGAAAAAACTCTGAACCAGAAAGCATTTCTTTATAACCTTCAATGTCATCCTTACAAACACTGTACAGACCATAGTTGGTATTCAATTCTTGAATATGACCATTACCATTGCCTTCATGAAAAGGAACAAGTTCCCTTTTTTCTGTGAACAAATTCCTTTTATCGGCATATGAATTACCATATGCCAGCATTGCGAGACAAAAGACTATTATTGCCTTTAATGCATGAGATTTACATTCATTTTTCATAATTCTACTCTTACTAAAGCGGTTTAGTTTATTGCCAAATTTTATGCTCCACAGGATTTCCTAATTAAGAGTTTCGTTCTCAAAACCCGTTCATTATCAATCTCTAAATTTTTCTTTTCAATTTCATTTACCAAAATTTCCACGGCTTCGTTACCCATGGCTTCAACTGGCTGTTTGCTCGCTGTAATTGGTGGATCCACTAAGTCAAACGCGCCTAATTCATCAAAACTGATTATTGCCACACTTTCTGGCACTTCTATATCTAATAGTTTTAGCTCACGAAGTCCCGAAGCCGCCAAATAATGTGTGGTGAAAACTAATGCATCAACCTTATTTTCCCCTTGTACAATGGTTTTTAATGCTTTGCCCATTTCATTATGAAAATTGAAACGGTCAATTTTTTTTATATGCCCTGCTATTACTTCTAGTCCATTATCATTAAGCGCCATTTCGTATCCCAACTGCCTTTGCATCATTGCCTCCAACTCGCTTTCTATTGTCACCAATCCAATTTTATTTCGCCCGTTATTCAAAAGATGTTCGGTCATATCCCTTGTTCCGCCCTGGTTATCCACAATCACGTAATTACTACGAATGTCAGGATAATGCCTGTCTATCAATACAAAGGGAACTTTGGTCTTTCTTAATTTTAGGATATCCTCTTCATTCTCCTGGGTCGATGCGATTATTAAACCATCAACCTGTCTATTAAGCATGGAGTAGATCAATTCCTTTTCT contains:
- a CDS encoding LacI family DNA-binding transcriptional regulator — protein: MKKIFLKDIAEELKLSKTAVSLVLNNRGDENKISKETQKRILDFAKENNYRPNQMARGLSLGKSETIGLILPNISDIFYAKIAHYVEIRAKEYGYNVVFSSSNEDAETEKELIYSMLNRQVDGLIIASTQENEEDILKLRKTKVPFVLIDRHYPDIRSNYVIVDNQGGTRDMTEHLLNNGRNKIGLVTIESELEAMMQRQLGYEMALNDNGLEVIAGHIKKIDRFNFHNEMGKALKTIVQGENKVDALVFTTHYLAASGLRELKLLDIEVPESVAIISFDELGAFDLVDPPITASKQPVEAMGNEAVEILVNEIEKKNLEIDNERVLRTKLLIRKSCGA